CCAGTTGCGTTGCGTGCCGCCAGGATAGCATTTCTGGTCGAGGTATTTATCCAACCCCGCGATCACGGGTACTTTTTCAAATTCGAGCACCGCCGAAAGGCCGCTTCCCTCACACATTTCAGAAAGGTGGCCCAGCAGCCCGAAACCGGTTACGTCGGTCATCGCATGCACGCCGTCCATTTGCCCGAACAATTCGCCCATCTTATTGAGGGTTACCATACTTTTTAATGCAACCGCCGCGTCTTCACTCGTCAAAAGTCCGCGTTTCTGGGCAGTGGACAATATACCTACGCCCAGCGGTTTGGTCAGGTACAACCGGCAGCCGGCAGTCGCCGTAGAATTCTGTTTCAGGTGCGGGATATTGACCATCCCGTTTACGGCCAGTCCGAAAACAGGCTCCGGGCAGTCGATACTGTGCCCGCCCGCGAGGGTAATACCTGCTTCCGCACATACCGCCCGCGAGCCTTCCAGTACTTTTTGGGCTACTTCGGGAGGCAGCTTATCGATAGGCCAGCCGAGGATCGCAATCGCGAGTACCGGTTTCCCACCCATCGCATACACATCGCTGATCGCATTCGCAGAGGCAATGCGGCCGAAGTCGTAAGGATCGTCGACAATCGGCATAAAAAAATCAGTTGTTGATATCAGCGCAGTTCCGTTACCTAAATCCAGTACCGCCGCGTCATCACGTTTGTCATTTCCCACCAGCAGACGCGCGTCGGGCTGAAAAGTAACGGGGCTATGCAGGATTTTATCCAAAATCGCCGGGCTGATTTTACAGCCGCAACCTGCGCCGTGTGAATATTGCGTGAGTTTGATTTGCTCCATTTGTTACCTACTCCCCGAAAGAAGGGATTGTGATTGAAAGTTGAAGTATTTGTTCAGCGAGGTCACCGGTCTGCTGGTTCGCCGCGTCTATTGAAAAAAGCTGATCAGCAGGTTTGTTGGAAAGGCTGGTGCGATAGGTTTTGTCATAATACACAAGTACAAGTCTGATAAATTCATCCATTCTGTGCTCCCTGATCGCCGCTATCGCATCTTTGGTTTGCACCGGCCCCAGGCGTTTCCTGATCCGCTCGGTGCAGGCAACCAGAAAATCCTTGTCAAGCTGACCATATTCCGCTACCAGCGACGCAATACGGCTTTCCGGATCCACTTTCAGGTCGATCATCTTCGCTGAGGTCATCTGGTGCCATAAAGGTGCCGGAACGGATAATTTGCCAATGTTCCTGCTTTCATCCTCCACCCATACCGTTTGTTTCGGATCCATGTCTTTGAGCCGGAATGCGAGTTCATTTTCGAATTGCTCCTGCGTAGGTTGCACCAATTTGTTCATGGAACCGAATGCGGAACCCTGGTGCCGCGCCAGGTCTTCAAGGTCGATCACCTGCTCACCGCGGTTTGCCAGGTTTTTCAAAATCCTGGTTTTACCCGAACCTGTCATGCCGCCCAGCAGCAGGAGGGGATATTGCTTTTCGAACAGGTTAATTGCCCACCTTCGGTAGCTTTTGTAGCCGCCTTCGATGAGATATACTTCAAATCCGTACAGATCAAGTGCCCAGGCCATTGCTCCGCTTCGCATTCCGCCGCGCCAGCAATGCACCCCGATCCTTTTCTCAGGGACCACTTCCAAAGCCTGCCGGATAAATTCCGACCATTTGGGCCCGGTAAGGTCGAAGCCCAGCATGATCGCAGCCTCTCGTCCAACCTGCTTATAAGTCGTGCCGACGATCACGCGTTCTTCGTTACTGAAAAGCGGGAGGTTAAACGCGCCGGGAATGTGCCCATGTTCAAACTCGGCGGGCGTGCGCACGTCGGCCAGGGCTACCGGGATATTAAGTCTTGTAAAATCGTCAAATGTAATATGCCTGATCATCGCCGCATTAATTCATAGGGTAGCCTTTATCAATCCAGTTGACTTTCAGGTTTTTAGGCAGGTTCAGCAGTTTGTGGTTCTTGAATCCCATATCATTCAGCAGGCTGAATGCAGGACGGATATTGGGGCAATCCTTGAATGGGCAGCAGCCGCAATAAAGCACGATCTGCTTATCCTTTGGCTCTGCCGACAGCCGCTCGCGCAGTTTGGTCAGATTCTCCTTGTCTTTTGCAGCGTTCGCGTCGATTGCACCTTTTATCGATCCCGAAGGACCAATGTTGATGACCAGCGGTTGGTTCCGGGTTGGGTCGGTGATGATATCGGCCAATGCTTTCGGCTCCATGAGCTGGAACGGATTCCAGGGTTCGTCGCGGACTAAAATGAAGCCTGCACAAAACAAGCTTAGCGCCAGCAGGAAAAACGGAAGTTTTTTTGGGGTCTTCATGATATCTGTTTTTTTGATAAATAAGCTTCAAATAGGCATTTCAATACTGCCCATACCTTTTGAAGTAGCAAGATAGATTATTCGGCAGGAATACCAGCATCCGGTGCCTGTCTGAAATTTTGCGGTGATATTGGTAGAAATCGGTACTAAAAATGCTTCTTTTAAGAATAAAAAGGGTATTTTTCATCCCCGTCATACTGAGGCCGGATTTTAACTTCCTTTCGCGATGTTGCTTCTCGATCTTCTGGGTGTGCTAATTCTGGGCCTGACCTGTTGCCTGGTCAGCCACATGCTCGACGTCCTCAGGCCGGTGTTCCGGTATGTAGGGAAGCTTCTCCGGAAAAATCCATCCCAGAAACGCCGCCGGATGCAGATCGTAAATGAACTCGATGAACTCTTGTCGATGCATGAAACCGGGCTTTTGGATGAGCAGCAGTATTTTGATCAGGCCAATGAGCGGATAGACCAACTCGCCGACATGCTGCACTCGCGAACATCAGGGTCACGCAGCACCCGCAATCTATCTGACCAAACCAGTCCCGCACACACCGAATCAATTACTGACTTCAAACCGTAAGGAGGCGTTGGTTGGGGTATTTGGTCATTAGGTTATTGGGGTTTTGGTCATTAGGTCATCAGGTCATTAAGTCATTAGGTCATTAGGTCATTTAGTCATTCCCTGTTTCATGGCGGGTCATTCATTCATTCATTCATTCATTCGATCATTCAATCATTAGCTCATATTGAAATGATTTGATAAAAAATGTTGTGTTTTTCAGGCTCTTTGTGCTTATTTTGAAACCCTAACCCAGGACTTTCCATGAAGCTTTCCTTTCACCGCACCGATGCACCCGACGATAATAGCATCTGGCAGCGTTTTATTGAGGGCGATGTGAATGCATTTGAGCAGCTGATGTCCATTCATTTTCAGGGGTTATTTCACTATGGCAGCAAATTTTCAAGGGACAGGGAATTTGTGAAGGACGCGATCCAGGACCTGTTCCTGATCCTTTGGGAAAAGCGGCAGAACCTGGGCCGTGATGTAGCCGTTAAACCCTATCTGATGGCCTCGCTCCGGAGGTTGATGCACCGCAGCCAAAGTGCCAGATTTCCTATGCTGGACATTTCCGGGGATAGCCGGGAAGCAAATTTCGAGATCGCTTTCTCCGTAGAACAGGATTATATCGAGCACGAATCCACCATTGCACTCGCCAGCAAACTGAAACATTTGCTCGACCAGCTTCCCACCAGGCAAAAGGAAGTGATTTATCTCAAATTCTTTCAGGAAATGGACCGGTCACAGATCTCAGAGATCATGGACATTTCCCCGCAGACGGTCTCCAACCTGCTTCAGATCGCTATCAAGCAGCTGAAAAACTATTGGGGTGTCACACTTCCGATATTCTTCCTGATGCATTTGTTTATATAAAATAGCCTGTTAATCATATTGTTAGCTGGGTTTTATATTATTCTCAGAAAATATTTAAAAAAGTTTTGGTATCCGGCTCCCAGTTTTGTCTATAGCCATTCGGACGCAAGTACTGACATGGAACAATACAAAAATTTTGGGGTTGATGATTTTGTCTGGGATCCTTATTTCAGGCAATGGATTTTAGCACCAACAAGGGAGTCGAATAGCGAATGGAATGCCTGGCTGGCCGCGAACCCCGACTGTTCGGCCAGGGTATCTCAGGCAAGGCAGCTGGTCCTGGCACTTAAGGTCAGTGAAAAAGACCTGCCTGCCGGCGAAATCAGCGACGCTATCGCCCAGACAATAGGGCGGATGTCCAGATCTTCCGAAGAAGATGAATATACCTCAGTAACCCGCTTTTATCAGTCCTGGTGGTTCCGCATTGCGGCGTCACTCGTTTTTCTGCTTGCAATAGGCTGGACGGTGCGCATGTACCGCACTCCGACTGTCCAGGTTGCTGTAACCGAAGTGGTGCCCGATACGATACTACCTGCAGAGCCGGTTGTAACGATGGAAGAAAGGGTCAATACAGGCTCTGCGCCATTGACGATCAGGTTGTCGGACAAAAGCAAAATCACACTCAGCAAAGGAAGCAGGCTACGGTATCCAGCTACTTTCGAAACATCCCAAAGAGAAGTATACCTGACCGGCGAGGCCTTTTTTGACATTTCCAAAGATCCTGAACGCCCATTCATTGTGTATGCCAATGAGTTGGTAACGAAGGTTTTGGGGACCAGTTTTTTGATTAAAGCTTACCCTTCCAGCAGGG
This Dyadobacter sp. UC 10 DNA region includes the following protein-coding sequences:
- a CDS encoding RNA polymerase sigma factor translates to MKLSFHRTDAPDDNSIWQRFIEGDVNAFEQLMSIHFQGLFHYGSKFSRDREFVKDAIQDLFLILWEKRQNLGRDVAVKPYLMASLRRLMHRSQSARFPMLDISGDSREANFEIAFSVEQDYIEHESTIALASKLKHLLDQLPTRQKEVIYLKFFQEMDRSQISEIMDISPQTVSNLLQIAIKQLKNYWGVTLPIFFLMHLFI
- the selD gene encoding selenide, water dikinase SelD, producing the protein MEQIKLTQYSHGAGCGCKISPAILDKILHSPVTFQPDARLLVGNDKRDDAAVLDLGNGTALISTTDFFMPIVDDPYDFGRIASANAISDVYAMGGKPVLAIAILGWPIDKLPPEVAQKVLEGSRAVCAEAGITLAGGHSIDCPEPVFGLAVNGMVNIPHLKQNSTATAGCRLYLTKPLGVGILSTAQKRGLLTSEDAAVALKSMVTLNKMGELFGQMDGVHAMTDVTGFGLLGHLSEMCEGSGLSAVLEFEKVPVIAGLDKYLDQKCYPGGTQRNWNSYGHKIGPVTDEQKYILADPQTSGGLLVAVSPEAIPGFEKEIQQMGHQFTSFGHLEEKSGGPLIRIV
- a CDS encoding FecR family protein, whose amino-acid sequence is MEQYKNFGVDDFVWDPYFRQWILAPTRESNSEWNAWLAANPDCSARVSQARQLVLALKVSEKDLPAGEISDAIAQTIGRMSRSSEEDEYTSVTRFYQSWWFRIAASLVFLLAIGWTVRMYRTPTVQVAVTEVVPDTILPAEPVVTMEERVNTGSAPLTIRLSDKSKITLSKGSRLRYPATFETSQREVYLTGEAFFDISKDPERPFIVYANELVTKVLGTSFLIKAYPSSREVTVEVKTGRVSVFAKSNRLHPATRREAEGVILSPNQKLIFERNEVRMVKTLVERPSIIVSKARIPQFEFEDTPVSEAFGAIARAYGIDILFDEELLSGCPLTATLENQPLHDKLSIICKAIEANYEILDGQIVIHSKGCKN
- the mnmH gene encoding tRNA 2-selenouridine(34) synthase MnmH, with product MIRHITFDDFTRLNIPVALADVRTPAEFEHGHIPGAFNLPLFSNEERVIVGTTYKQVGREAAIMLGFDLTGPKWSEFIRQALEVVPEKRIGVHCWRGGMRSGAMAWALDLYGFEVYLIEGGYKSYRRWAINLFEKQYPLLLLGGMTGSGKTRILKNLANRGEQVIDLEDLARHQGSAFGSMNKLVQPTQEQFENELAFRLKDMDPKQTVWVEDESRNIGKLSVPAPLWHQMTSAKMIDLKVDPESRIASLVAEYGQLDKDFLVACTERIRKRLGPVQTKDAIAAIREHRMDEFIRLVLVYYDKTYRTSLSNKPADQLFSIDAANQQTGDLAEQILQLSITIPSFGE
- a CDS encoding rhodanese-like domain-containing protein; translated protein: MKTPKKLPFFLLALSLFCAGFILVRDEPWNPFQLMEPKALADIITDPTRNQPLVINIGPSGSIKGAIDANAAKDKENLTKLRERLSAEPKDKQIVLYCGCCPFKDCPNIRPAFSLLNDMGFKNHKLLNLPKNLKVNWIDKGYPMN